Proteins encoded in a region of the Nocardia asteroides genome:
- a CDS encoding S1 family peptidase: MFSKLAKVANAAFAVALGAALLGTGAGAANAQTGPPVLGGGSGIIIDNQFECTVTTVGHDNAGRLVGLTAGHCGDPGAQVYAEADRGAGVIGRFVYSNHDLDYAVIQFDPGRITPVNRIGNVTITGLGAPATFPQIVCKEGRTTGNTCGIAWGDVFRTNVETWSQMCVVEGDSGAPVVVGSTLVGMVNAYLALACFGPEVGTNMSAIMADVNGRGGVGAGYIPI; this comes from the coding sequence ATGTTCAGCAAACTCGCCAAGGTGGCCAACGCCGCCTTCGCCGTCGCCCTGGGCGCGGCGCTGCTCGGCACGGGCGCTGGGGCCGCTAACGCCCAAACGGGCCCGCCGGTGTTGGGCGGTGGATCCGGCATCATCATCGACAACCAATTCGAATGCACGGTCACGACTGTCGGCCACGACAACGCGGGGCGTCTGGTCGGACTGACCGCGGGCCACTGCGGCGACCCGGGCGCACAGGTCTACGCCGAAGCCGATCGGGGCGCGGGCGTGATCGGCCGGTTCGTCTACTCCAACCACGACCTCGACTACGCCGTCATCCAGTTCGATCCGGGCAGGATCACCCCGGTGAACCGGATCGGCAACGTCACCATCACCGGACTCGGCGCACCGGCCACCTTCCCGCAGATCGTCTGCAAGGAAGGGCGCACCACCGGTAACACCTGCGGTATCGCGTGGGGCGACGTGTTCCGGACGAATGTCGAGACCTGGAGCCAGATGTGCGTGGTGGAAGGCGACTCCGGTGCTCCGGTCGTCGTCGGCTCGACGCTGGTGGGCATGGTGAACGCCTACCTGGCTCTGGCTTGCTTCGGTCCTGAGGTCGGCACCAACATGAGCGCGATCATGGCCGACGTCAACGGACGCGGGGGCGTCGGCGCGGGCTACATTCCGATCTGA
- a CDS encoding ABC transporter permease, with amino-acid sequence MQSTESPPSGSRFSDAVDWTRSYWQDHPKRSLETFGRQITMGFAAVAELFVSIFRRRFPFGEFVRQCAFMASVSAAPTLLVAIPIGVIVSIQVGSVAGQVGATSFIGAANGLGIIQQGAPLVTSLMIAGAVGSAVCADLGSRTIREEIDAMKVMGVDPLRRLVAPRLGAAMLVSVLLCGFVVFVGFLTGYIFNIFAQNGTPGSYVGTFSSFAVTTDLLVALGKSLIFGLLAAIIACDTGLNTRGGPGGVANSVNSAVVSSAIMLFGVNLIITQVYNALFPSQVV; translated from the coding sequence GTGCAGTCGACCGAGAGTCCACCATCAGGGTCACGGTTCAGTGATGCGGTCGATTGGACGAGGTCTTACTGGCAAGATCATCCGAAGCGTTCGCTGGAGACTTTCGGCAGGCAGATCACCATGGGCTTCGCCGCCGTCGCCGAACTGTTCGTCTCGATTTTCCGCAGGCGCTTTCCCTTCGGCGAGTTCGTCCGGCAATGCGCGTTCATGGCCAGTGTCTCCGCGGCGCCGACGCTGCTGGTCGCCATCCCCATCGGCGTGATCGTCTCCATCCAGGTCGGATCGGTCGCCGGTCAGGTCGGCGCCACCTCGTTCATCGGCGCGGCCAACGGCCTCGGCATCATTCAGCAGGGCGCCCCGCTGGTCACCTCGCTGATGATCGCGGGCGCCGTCGGCTCCGCGGTCTGCGCCGACCTCGGCTCGCGCACCATCCGCGAGGAGATCGACGCCATGAAGGTCATGGGCGTCGACCCGCTGCGCAGGCTGGTGGCTCCGCGCCTGGGCGCCGCGATGCTGGTGAGCGTGCTGCTGTGCGGCTTCGTGGTCTTCGTCGGATTCTTGACCGGCTACATCTTCAATATCTTCGCGCAGAACGGCACGCCCGGCTCCTACGTCGGCACCTTCTCGTCGTTCGCGGTGACCACCGATCTGCTTGTCGCTCTCGGGAAATCGCTGATTTTCGGCCTGCTCGCGGCAATCATCGCCTGCGATACCGGATTGAACACCCGGGGCGGCCCCGGCGGTGTCGCCAACTCGGTGAATTCCGCGGTGGTGAGTTCCGCCATCATGCTGTTCGGGGTGAACCTCATCATCACCCAGGTTTACAACGCACTATTCCCGTCACAGGTGGTCTGA